In Canis lupus baileyi chromosome X, mCanLup2.hap1, whole genome shotgun sequence, one DNA window encodes the following:
- the TCEANC gene encoding transcription elongation factor A N-terminal and central domain-containing protein yields MSDKNQIAASASLIEQLLSKRNFEDLGNHLTDLETLCVTKEDLQETIVVRAVYRVLKHCPSVALKKKAKHLLSEWKALYKKDLHFKPRDKSFPTGRNEENSRLSHDPSQDELSGGSSSNSSSHSVAEAFEMIVPENSTSQTEPKEEHFRSGDPKSTAQRSSELLDPMVPVRAKCTELLYEALTSPFTEQPKADLWRNFAREIEEHIFTLHSKNLKKYKTCVRSKVANLRNPKNSHLQQNLLSGTMSPREFAKMTVMEMANKELKQLRASYTESCIQEHHLPQAIEGTHTRKIKCRRCEKFNCKVTVIARGTLFLPSWVRNSNPDEEMMTYVICNECGEQWYHSKWVCL; encoded by the coding sequence ATGTCTGACAAGAACCAGATAGCTGCCAGCGCCTCCCTTATTGAGCAACTGCTGTCTAAAAGGAATTTTGAGGATCTTGGCAACCACCTtactgacctggagactctgtgTGTGACGAAAGAAGATCTCCAGGAGACCATTGTGGTCAGGGCTGTGTACAGAGTCCTCAAACACTGCCCCTCGGTggctttgaaaaagaaagccaagcaCTTGCTGTCAGAATGGAAAGCTCTTTATAAAAAGGATCTCCACTTCAAACCGAGGGACAAATCTTTCCCTACgggtagaaatgaagaaaactcaAGACTTTCTCATGACCCAAGTCAGGATGAGCTATCAGGCGGCTCCAGCTCTAATTCTTCATCCCACAGTGTTGCAGAAGCCTTTGAAATGATTGTGCCTGAAAATAGCACAAGTCAGACGGAACCTAAGGAGGAGCATTTCAGGAGTGGTGACCCTAAATCCACTGCCCAGAGATCCAGTGAGTTGCTGGATCCCATGGTACCTGTGAGAGCTAAATGCACAGAGCTTCTTTATGAAGCTTTAACTAGTCCTTTCACAGAGCAGCCCAAAGCTGATTTGTGGCGAAACTTTGCAAGAGAAATTGAAGAGCACATTTTTACCCTTCATTCCAAGAacctcaaaaaatacaaaacttgtGTGAGAAGCAAAGTTGCCAATCTGAGGAACCCCAAAAATTCTCACTTACAACAAAACCTGCTCTCTGGGACCATGTCTCCGAGAGAATTCGCCAAGATGACTGTGATGGAAATGGCAAACAAGGAACTGAAGCAGTTGAGAGCCTCCTACACGGAATCTTGCATACAGGAGCATCACCTTCCCCAAGCGATCGAGggcacacacacaagaaaaataaaatgcagacgCTGTGAGAAGTTCAATTGCAAGGTCACCGTAATCGCCAGAGGCACACTTTTCCTTCCAAGTTGGGTACGGAATTCAAATCCAGATGAGGAGATGATGACCTATGTGATCTGTAACGAATGTGGGGAGCAGTGGTACCATAGCAAGTGGGTATGCTTATAA